In the genome of Christensenella timonensis, one region contains:
- a CDS encoding endonuclease/exonuclease/phosphatase family protein, which produces MEKTLKKVGKVVLIVVLVVAILLAALLIFLTATEYNPQETEKLSVPQGTQTAAVGDELSFLTFNTGYAGLDQDEDFFMDGGSGVNPKSRGQVESNLAGIADTLKEYPADVYFLQETDVNSGRTFHIDEAAYYENALGLPGTFAYNYKCNFVPYPLPMIGQVQSGLLTMSGLAARSAQRVSLPVPFDWPIRTCNLKRCLLVEHIPLEGTDAQLVLVNLHLEAYDDGEGKAAQTRVLADVLRSEYEKGNYVVAGGDFNQTFPGVREYPAVDEENWKPGVIGEDVLPDGFRFAFDDSLPTCRLLCAPYTGSYETSQMFVIDGFIVSPNIQVEEVQTIRTDFAYSDHQPVRMRLTLTPAV; this is translated from the coding sequence ATGGAAAAGACGTTAAAAAAGGTGGGAAAAGTGGTTTTGATCGTGGTGCTCGTGGTCGCCATACTGCTGGCGGCGCTGCTCATATTTTTAACCGCTACCGAATATAACCCGCAGGAAACGGAGAAGCTTAGCGTGCCACAGGGGACGCAAACGGCTGCGGTGGGGGACGAGCTCTCGTTTTTGACGTTCAATACCGGCTATGCGGGGCTCGATCAGGACGAGGATTTCTTTATGGACGGCGGCAGCGGCGTGAACCCCAAAAGCCGCGGGCAGGTGGAGAGTAACTTAGCGGGCATCGCGGATACATTAAAGGAATATCCCGCGGACGTTTATTTCCTGCAGGAAACGGACGTTAATTCGGGCCGGACGTTCCATATCGACGAAGCGGCATATTATGAAAATGCCTTAGGCCTGCCGGGAACGTTTGCCTACAATTATAAATGTAATTTTGTGCCCTATCCGCTGCCGATGATCGGGCAGGTGCAAAGCGGGCTGCTTACCATGAGCGGACTTGCGGCGCGAAGCGCACAGCGGGTATCGCTGCCTGTGCCTTTTGACTGGCCCATCCGTACATGCAACCTGAAGCGCTGCCTGCTGGTGGAACACATCCCGCTTGAGGGGACGGATGCGCAGCTTGTACTGGTCAATTTGCATCTGGAAGCATACGACGACGGGGAAGGAAAAGCGGCGCAGACAAGGGTGCTTGCAGATGTCCTGCGCAGTGAATACGAAAAAGGCAATTATGTGGTCGCGGGCGGGGACTTCAACCAGACGTTTCCCGGGGTACGGGAGTATCCGGCGGTGGACGAAGAAAACTGGAAGCCCGGCGTGATCGGTGAGGACGTACTGCCGGACGGGTTCCGTTTTGCCTTTGACGACAGCCTGCCCACGTGCCGGCTGCTTTGTGCGCCGTACACGGGTTCTTATGAAACGTCTCAGATGTTTGTGATCGACGGGTTCATCGTATCGCCCAACATACAAGTGGAGGAGGTACAGACTATCCGCACGGATTTTGCCTATTCCGACCACCAGCCGGTCAGGATGCGCCTTACGCTGACGCCTGCGGTTTAA
- a CDS encoding cupin domain-containing protein, which yields MEKYMKNLAYESVLPFSGQVSYLEGQVASKTIAQNEALSLTLFAFDKGEEISTHESEGDALVIALDGAGEVTIDGNKHILHAGESIVMPARHPHAVFAQERFKMFLVVVFPQKGD from the coding sequence ATGGAAAAATACATGAAGAACCTTGCATACGAAAGTGTGCTGCCGTTTTCAGGCCAGGTGTCTTACCTGGAGGGACAGGTTGCCAGCAAGACCATCGCGCAAAACGAAGCTTTAAGCCTTACGCTGTTTGCCTTTGATAAAGGCGAGGAGATCAGCACGCACGAGTCCGAAGGCGATGCGCTCGTCATCGCTCTCGATGGCGCAGGCGAGGTAACGATCGATGGCAACAAACACATCCTGCACGCAGGAGAGTCCATTGTCATGCCCGCGCGCCATCCGCATGCGGTCTTTGCACAGGAACGTTTCAAAATGTTCCTTGTGGTTGTATTCCCACAGAAAGGAGACTGA
- a CDS encoding ferredoxin, with the protein MKVTVNKETCIGCGLCEGMCPEIFRMADDGLAEAYAQPDTPALEDSVRETAGSCPTSAIEVEE; encoded by the coding sequence ATGAAAGTAACTGTCAATAAGGAAACCTGCATCGGCTGCGGCCTGTGCGAAGGTATGTGCCCGGAGATTTTCCGCATGGCTGATGACGGCCTTGCGGAGGCATATGCCCAGCCGGATACCCCCGCGCTCGAAGATTCGGTTCGTGAAACGGCGGGCAGTTGTCCGACCAGCGCGATCGAAGTAGAAGAATAA
- a CDS encoding NUDIX hydrolase has translation MGRMPYHIHVFLYRERKGSFEFAVFERSDLPDIWQGVSGGGEAGESVVQAALRECMEEAGVTEPGRLYPLDSVSVMRSTVFAEWTQAWGKDIVVLPMYFFGMPYDGEVTLSEEHLAFEWMDYEKANARVGMPDQNTALWELNERLRRKNLKRAIPAWMERPWRMGEGR, from the coding sequence ATGGGAAGGATGCCATACCATATCCATGTTTTTTTATACAGGGAAAGAAAAGGCTCATTTGAATTTGCCGTTTTCGAGCGCTCAGACCTGCCGGACATCTGGCAGGGTGTGAGCGGCGGCGGTGAAGCAGGCGAAAGCGTGGTGCAGGCTGCGCTGCGCGAATGTATGGAGGAAGCGGGGGTGACGGAGCCGGGACGGCTTTATCCGCTTGACAGCGTCAGCGTAATGCGAAGTACGGTGTTTGCCGAATGGACACAGGCCTGGGGGAAGGATATCGTTGTTTTGCCCATGTATTTCTTCGGTATGCCTTACGACGGAGAGGTCACGCTTTCGGAAGAACACCTCGCGTTTGAATGGATGGACTACGAAAAAGCAAATGCAAGGGTGGGGATGCCCGACCAGAATACAGCGCTGTGGGAGCTCAATGAACGGTTGCGGCGCAAAAACCTTAAGCGCGCGATACCCGCGTGGATGGAACGGCCCTGGCGGATGGGAGAAGGACGCTAA
- a CDS encoding radical SAM protein, whose protein sequence is MQYEGRIFRPPSEARSLIVQATVGCSHNRCTFCSMYKEKQFRLRDLQDVLTDLAEMAGLYPDVRRIFLADGDALILPMERLEAILTLIRERFACCERVGIYGSPRSILRKTPEDLRTLHELGLGIVYLGLESGSDEVLKRVNKGETADEIVAAGLKVKAAGIPLSVTAVNGLGGKELWREHAVGTGEAFTRMKPDYIGLLTLLLEGDVPLERDYKAGKFELLGPEETALETLVMLEHMDCEGSVFRSNHASNYISLRGTLNEDKEKMMAQLRLALEGNAAYRKETMRAL, encoded by the coding sequence ATGCAGTATGAAGGAAGGATATTCCGCCCGCCGAGCGAGGCGCGCAGCCTGATCGTGCAGGCGACAGTGGGATGTTCGCATAATCGATGTACGTTTTGCAGCATGTATAAAGAAAAGCAGTTCCGCCTGCGCGATTTGCAGGACGTCCTTACCGACCTTGCGGAGATGGCGGGGCTGTATCCGGATGTGCGGCGTATTTTTTTGGCGGACGGCGACGCGCTCATTTTGCCCATGGAGCGCCTGGAGGCCATCCTGACGCTCATCCGCGAAAGATTTGCGTGTTGCGAGCGCGTGGGCATTTACGGCTCGCCGCGCAGTATTTTACGCAAAACGCCGGAAGATTTGCGTACATTGCACGAGTTGGGGCTGGGCATCGTGTACCTCGGGCTGGAATCGGGCAGCGACGAAGTGCTCAAACGTGTAAACAAGGGCGAGACTGCGGATGAGATCGTCGCGGCGGGCTTAAAAGTGAAGGCGGCGGGCATCCCGCTTTCCGTAACCGCGGTAAACGGTCTCGGCGGCAAAGAGCTTTGGCGCGAGCATGCGGTAGGGACGGGAGAAGCGTTTACGCGCATGAAGCCGGATTATATTGGGCTGCTGACGCTTTTATTAGAAGGCGACGTGCCGCTGGAGCGGGACTATAAGGCGGGGAAATTCGAGCTTTTGGGCCCGGAGGAGACCGCCCTCGAAACGCTGGTGATGCTCGAGCACATGGATTGCGAGGGCAGCGTGTTCCGCAGTAACCATGCTTCCAATTATATTTCGCTGCGCGGTACGCTCAATGAAGATAAGGAAAAAATGATGGCACAGCTGCGCTTGGCGCTTGAAGGCAACGCAGCCTATAGGAAAGAAACGATGCGCGCTCTGTAA
- a CDS encoding RrF2 family transcriptional regulator: MQLTITTNYAIRIIMCLAETKRVTPAGEISEKTKIAKKSLLATANKLKKANLIVGHKGVSGGYSLSRVPERITLLEIMQVTEGKGKISQCLESPGNCPLPIPNCPLRSFFNEVQQDLDDRFSGMTIGNLLKEQTQNDQVATRPE, encoded by the coding sequence ATGCAACTGACAATTACGACGAACTATGCAATACGCATCATTATGTGCCTTGCGGAAACAAAACGCGTAACACCGGCGGGTGAAATATCGGAAAAAACAAAGATTGCAAAAAAATCGCTGCTGGCAACGGCCAACAAACTGAAAAAGGCGAACCTGATCGTAGGGCACAAGGGCGTATCGGGCGGGTATAGCCTTTCGCGTGTGCCGGAAAGGATCACATTGCTTGAAATCATGCAGGTGACCGAAGGCAAGGGGAAGATCAGCCAATGTTTGGAGTCGCCCGGGAACTGCCCATTGCCGATACCAAATTGTCCGCTGCGCAGTTTTTTTAATGAAGTACAACAGGATCTGGACGACCGGTTTTCCGGTATGACGATCGGCAACCTGTTAAAGGAACAGACCCAAAACGACCAAGTGGCAACGAGACCTGAATAA
- the gcvH gene encoding glycine cleavage system protein GcvH: MNVPKNLKYTKSHEWVEVMPDEKARIGITDYAQETLGNLVYAELPQEGDVFARGDNLAVVESVKASSDVYAPIAGTVAAVNEALADSPEMINDDSYGAWFVELDSVDMDSAELLSPEEYEKVLEEEE, from the coding sequence ATGAACGTTCCCAAAAATTTAAAGTACACAAAATCGCACGAATGGGTAGAGGTCATGCCCGACGAAAAAGCACGGATCGGTATCACGGATTATGCCCAGGAAACGTTGGGGAACCTCGTATATGCGGAGCTGCCGCAGGAAGGGGATGTGTTCGCGCGCGGCGATAACCTTGCGGTCGTGGAGTCCGTCAAGGCGTCGTCCGATGTTTATGCGCCCATTGCGGGTACGGTTGCGGCAGTGAATGAGGCGCTTGCGGACAGCCCGGAGATGATCAACGACGACAGCTATGGCGCATGGTTCGTGGAGCTTGACAGCGTGGACATGGACAGCGCAGAATTACTGTCCCCTGAAGAGTATGAAAAAGTGCTCGAAGAGGAGGAATAA
- a CDS encoding LytR/AlgR family response regulator transcription factor, translating into MKIALCDDHKENIMSYADILVRICRKHRIELEIDPYISGSQMLFELEDSKKHPDLIYLDVDMPGQDGFATARQLREQGYGSEIIFLTSCSTADTILKAFDVRAFHYIVRDETSLERSEEIFLQVYERCRKKSRETLIFSCAGETRKVFVEEIKYFEARDHYITVYYGADAFEFYSTFGKIENMLYGHGFLRTHRSFIVARDKIMQISRNQIELRSGETIPVGRAYIKAVKRAWEPLTEPV; encoded by the coding sequence GTGAAAATAGCGCTTTGTGACGATCATAAAGAAAATATCATGTCGTATGCGGATATTCTTGTAAGGATATGCAGAAAACATCGTATTGAGTTGGAGATCGATCCGTATATCAGCGGGAGCCAGATGTTGTTTGAGCTCGAGGACAGCAAGAAGCATCCGGACTTGATCTACCTTGATGTAGACATGCCGGGGCAGGACGGATTCGCCACGGCACGGCAACTGCGGGAGCAGGGGTACGGAAGCGAGATCATTTTCCTTACTTCGTGCAGTACGGCGGACACGATCTTAAAGGCTTTTGACGTGAGGGCGTTCCACTATATTGTACGGGATGAAACAAGCCTGGAACGCTCGGAGGAGATTTTTTTACAGGTATATGAAAGATGCAGGAAAAAAAGCAGGGAAACCCTTATTTTTTCCTGCGCGGGAGAAACGCGGAAGGTGTTTGTGGAGGAGATCAAATATTTCGAGGCGCGCGACCATTACATCACGGTATACTACGGCGCAGACGCTTTTGAATTTTATTCTACTTTTGGCAAGATAGAAAACATGCTGTATGGGCATGGCTTTTTGCGGACACACCGCTCTTTTATTGTAGCGCGGGACAAGATCATGCAGATCAGCAGGAACCAGATCGAGCTGCGGTCAGGGGAAACGATACCCGTAGGGCGCGCTTATATCAAGGCGGTGAAGCGTGCATGGGAACCGTTGACGGAACCCGTATAA
- the gcvT gene encoding glycine cleavage system aminomethyltransferase GcvT → MEKKTALYDKHVAAGGKMVPFAGYSLPVQYKSGILSEHKAVREKAGLFDVSHMGEFFLAGPDALKTANYILTNDFRNLKEGQARYSPMCYEDGGTVDDLLVYKMAEDEYFIVVNAANKDKDFTWMEKNLVGDVQFSDISAQVSQLALQGPLSEKILQKAAGEGSIPQAYYTFVKEARIAGMPCLVSRTGYTGEDGFEIYCNDEYAERMWDTLMEAGEEYGLIPCGLGARDTLRLEAAMPLYGHELSAEITPREAGLGFAIKVDKDEFIGKEALTPARLRKRIGLKLIDRGIVREGAKVFAGSAEVGRVTSGTMSPTLGAAIALALVPSGLEEETLFVEVRGKKLKAEVVKLPFYKANK, encoded by the coding sequence ATGGAAAAGAAAACAGCCCTTTATGATAAGCATGTGGCCGCAGGGGGCAAGATGGTCCCGTTCGCGGGGTATTCCCTCCCCGTACAATACAAGAGCGGCATTTTGAGCGAGCATAAGGCGGTGCGCGAAAAAGCGGGATTGTTTGACGTATCGCACATGGGTGAGTTCTTCCTTGCCGGGCCGGACGCCTTAAAGACGGCCAATTATATCCTGACGAACGATTTTCGCAACCTGAAAGAGGGACAGGCGCGTTACAGCCCTATGTGTTACGAAGACGGCGGGACGGTGGACGACCTGCTCGTGTATAAAATGGCGGAGGACGAATATTTTATCGTCGTCAACGCCGCGAATAAAGATAAAGATTTTACATGGATGGAAAAAAACCTGGTGGGCGACGTACAATTCAGCGATATTTCCGCCCAAGTCTCACAGCTTGCGCTGCAAGGCCCGCTTTCGGAAAAAATTTTGCAAAAGGCAGCGGGCGAGGGCAGCATCCCGCAGGCATATTATACGTTCGTCAAGGAAGCGCGGATCGCGGGGATGCCCTGCTTGGTCTCGCGTACGGGCTATACGGGCGAGGATGGTTTTGAGATTTATTGTAACGACGAATATGCGGAGCGTATGTGGGATACGCTGATGGAAGCTGGGGAGGAATACGGCCTCATCCCCTGCGGACTGGGCGCGCGCGATACGCTGCGATTGGAGGCGGCAATGCCCTTATACGGGCACGAGCTTTCGGCGGAGATCACCCCGCGTGAAGCGGGGCTCGGCTTTGCCATCAAGGTGGATAAGGACGAGTTCATCGGCAAAGAGGCGCTCACACCGGCGCGCCTTAGGAAGCGGATTGGTTTAAAGCTTATTGACCGCGGTATCGTCCGCGAAGGGGCGAAGGTTTTTGCGGGCAGCGCGGAGGTCGGAAGGGTCACCTCGGGCACGATGTCGCCCACGCTCGGAGCGGCGATCGCTCTTGCTCTCGTACCGTCGGGGCTGGAGGAAGAAACGCTCTTTGTAGAGGTGCGCGGGAAAAAGCTGAAAGCGGAAGTGGTAAAACTTCCATTCTATAAAGCAAACAAATAA
- a CDS encoding coiled-coil domain-containing protein: MKDRMEIQQLKKMGKRELVRLVQDCDDENRKLAEESEKKQNRIKELEQQIVTLQGYMAEAAEKQQKMQVRYQEPGSLADSMIQVNGVIEAAQNAAKQYLERIREMEAVKQKETKEAIEAARNEAERIILKAKTGAAQIQEASSNVLQSLQTEIDRMLNGARGEYEQRITEETHLWGTEAAGETDMAPPSYIQPVQEEPKKVPHLNEILNPMQEEEKEEAEPPKPEVDMPDADGAPPQSGTAEKADDFADGLSEEIRSVISDLTYKTQHLGEQLKDTY; this comes from the coding sequence ATGAAAGATCGTATGGAGATCCAGCAATTGAAAAAAATGGGCAAACGTGAATTGGTACGCCTTGTACAGGACTGTGACGACGAGAACCGGAAGCTGGCAGAGGAGAGCGAAAAAAAGCAAAACCGGATCAAAGAGCTGGAACAGCAGATCGTCACGTTGCAAGGGTATATGGCGGAAGCGGCGGAAAAGCAGCAGAAGATGCAGGTTCGTTATCAGGAACCGGGCTCCCTGGCCGACTCCATGATCCAGGTGAACGGCGTGATCGAGGCGGCACAAAATGCGGCCAAACAATATCTGGAACGGATCCGTGAAATGGAAGCTGTAAAACAGAAGGAAACGAAAGAAGCGATCGAGGCGGCACGCAACGAAGCGGAACGGATCATACTCAAGGCGAAAACGGGCGCCGCGCAGATACAGGAAGCCAGCAGCAATGTCCTGCAAAGCCTGCAAACGGAAATCGACAGGATGCTGAATGGCGCACGGGGCGAATACGAACAGCGGATCACGGAGGAAACGCATCTTTGGGGAACAGAAGCGGCCGGGGAAACAGATATGGCGCCGCCGTCTTATATACAGCCGGTACAGGAAGAACCGAAAAAGGTTCCGCACTTAAACGAGATCCTGAACCCAATGCAGGAGGAAGAAAAAGAGGAAGCAGAGCCTCCAAAGCCGGAGGTGGATATGCCGGATGCAGATGGAGCGCCGCCGCAGAGCGGGACGGCTGAAAAGGCAGACGATTTTGCGGATGGGTTGAGCGAGGAGATCAGGAGCGTGATCAGCGACCTGACCTACAAAACGCAGCATCTGGGAGAGCAACTTAAGGATACCTATTAA
- the gcvPA gene encoding aminomethyl-transferring glycine dehydrogenase subunit GcvPA, with amino-acid sequence MAYIPNTSDETQDMLKQLGLADMEALYADIPQAVRLKKQLDVGEGFSELELVRELSAAASRNKIYDTVFMGAGAYRHFIPAAVENIASRNEFVTAYTPYQAEMSQGILQSIFEFQTMICELTGMDVSNASVYDGASAAGEACLMTRDRKRSKVLVSSCAHPQVIDTIRTYAVPAGMACEVVAAKDGTTDAADLENKLDETVAGVYLASPNYFGLIENTAQMAELVHGAGAKLVLGVNPIAAGILKTAAELGADIAVGEGQPLGLPLAFGGPYLGFMACTKANMRKMPGRIVGETVDHDGNRAFVLTLQAREQHIRREKAGSNICSNQAWCALRSAVYMSVMGKEGLRDVAEQCYANAHYLRDELQKLGFSPVYGGEFFHEFVMQSPVSPVKLQKALDEKGILGGLDLGGGKMLWCATELTGQREIDTLVGAVKGACTSWN; translated from the coding sequence ATGGCATATATTCCGAATACTTCGGATGAGACCCAGGATATGCTCAAACAGCTCGGCCTTGCGGATATGGAGGCGCTGTACGCTGATATACCACAAGCGGTGCGTTTGAAAAAGCAGCTCGATGTGGGCGAAGGTTTCAGCGAACTGGAATTGGTACGCGAGCTAAGCGCAGCCGCGTCGCGCAATAAAATCTACGATACGGTCTTTATGGGCGCGGGCGCATACCGGCACTTTATCCCGGCGGCTGTGGAAAACATCGCCTCGCGCAATGAGTTTGTAACGGCGTATACGCCATACCAGGCGGAAATGAGCCAGGGTATTTTGCAGAGTATCTTTGAGTTCCAGACGATGATCTGTGAGCTCACGGGCATGGATGTTTCCAATGCTTCCGTCTACGACGGCGCCAGCGCAGCGGGGGAAGCGTGCCTGATGACGCGCGACAGGAAGCGCAGCAAGGTGTTGGTGTCCTCGTGCGCGCACCCGCAGGTGATCGATACGATCCGTACTTATGCCGTACCGGCCGGGATGGCTTGCGAGGTAGTCGCCGCAAAGGATGGGACAACGGACGCAGCGGATCTGGAAAACAAGCTGGACGAAACGGTGGCGGGCGTCTATCTGGCGTCGCCCAATTATTTCGGACTGATCGAAAATACTGCCCAAATGGCGGAGCTCGTGCATGGAGCGGGAGCAAAGCTGGTGCTGGGCGTAAACCCCATCGCTGCGGGAATCCTGAAAACTGCGGCGGAGCTTGGAGCGGATATCGCGGTCGGCGAAGGCCAGCCGCTGGGGCTGCCTCTTGCGTTTGGCGGGCCATATCTTGGTTTTATGGCGTGTACCAAAGCGAATATGCGCAAAATGCCGGGCAGGATCGTGGGGGAGACCGTGGATCACGACGGAAACCGCGCGTTCGTACTCACGCTGCAGGCGCGCGAGCAGCATATCCGCCGGGAAAAAGCAGGCAGTAATATTTGCTCTAACCAGGCGTGGTGCGCACTGCGCAGCGCGGTCTACATGAGCGTCATGGGAAAAGAGGGTTTGCGGGATGTGGCGGAGCAGTGCTATGCCAATGCCCATTACTTAAGGGATGAGCTGCAAAAGCTTGGGTTTTCGCCGGTGTATGGCGGGGAATTCTTCCATGAGTTTGTTATGCAAAGCCCGGTCAGTCCTGTAAAGCTGCAAAAGGCGCTCGACGAAAAGGGTATCCTCGGAGGCCTTGACCTCGGCGGCGGGAAAATGCTGTGGTGCGCGACCGAGCTTACCGGACAGCGGGAGATCGATACGCTGGTCGGGGCGGTGAAAGGAGCGTGCACATCATGGAATTGA
- the lepB gene encoding signal peptidase I yields the protein MDNRKRIPPKGAEGERWRPSLQAVRAEIERLQKRRDRRKEVWGIISRVLFVAMAVMLINIYVVRIATVNGASMQPTLQDGDVLLCSSLGYTPDYGDIVVTEMDVGEGDLVKRVIALAGDTVDVDYRTGTVSVNGERLDEPYILESTNLKGDIQFPVEVPVGRVFLLGDNRNNSVDSRRSILGMVPECTLLGKVYFRVFPLDRIGAL from the coding sequence ATGGATAACAGGAAAAGGATTCCCCCAAAGGGTGCGGAAGGGGAAAGATGGCGTCCGAGCCTTCAGGCGGTACGCGCGGAGATCGAACGCCTGCAAAAGCGCAGGGACAGGAGAAAAGAGGTATGGGGCATCATAAGCCGCGTGCTTTTTGTGGCTATGGCGGTCATGCTGATCAACATTTATGTGGTACGTATCGCAACGGTCAACGGGGCGTCCATGCAGCCGACCCTGCAGGACGGGGACGTGCTCCTTTGCAGTTCCCTTGGATATACGCCCGACTATGGCGACATCGTAGTCACGGAAATGGATGTGGGGGAAGGCGACCTCGTAAAGAGGGTGATCGCCCTTGCGGGGGATACCGTGGATGTTGATTACCGGACTGGTACGGTAAGCGTTAATGGGGAACGACTGGATGAACCGTATATTTTAGAATCGACAAACCTCAAAGGAGACATCCAGTTCCCGGTCGAGGTTCCGGTAGGGCGCGTGTTCCTGCTGGGGGATAACCGCAACAATTCCGTGGACAGCAGGCGGAGCATCCTCGGCATGGTACCCGAATGTACGCTGCTGGGGAAAGTATATTTCAGGGTTTTCCCGCTGGACAGGATAGGAGCCCTGTAA
- the gcvPB gene encoding aminomethyl-transferring glycine dehydrogenase subunit GcvPB, producing the protein MMELIFEKSKAGRGSCLLPENRLKNKYRPDASSLRDVPARLPEAAEVDIVRHYMALSRRAHGVDNGFYPLGSCTMKYNPKVNEKLASLPGFTEIHPMQPQQTAQGCLEVLYRTQEMLNEIAGMDATTMQPAAGAHGEWTGLQLIRAYHLERGDEKRRKIIVPDSAHGTNPASAAMCGFDVVSVPSDAQGHVDTQALAALADDTVAGLMLTNPNTLGKFEKNICELSDIIHSAGGLLYYDGANMNAIMGVTRPGDMGFDVVHWNLHKTLSTPHGGGGPGSGPVGCKAFLEKYLPVPVVKKEGDNYVLDYDRPHSIGRVKMFYGNFLVVVKAFCYILSLGGEGLKDASVHAVLNANYMLRALEKYSDFTYASPCMHEFVLSLKGLKKETGVCALDVAKAMIDAGIHPPTMCFPLIVDEALMFEPTETESVETLDSALRALGSIFERAKTDPESLHAAPVTTPIGRPDEVKAARDPHLRYDF; encoded by the coding sequence ATCATGGAATTGATTTTTGAAAAAAGCAAAGCAGGGCGCGGTTCCTGCCTGTTGCCGGAAAATAGACTGAAAAATAAATACCGCCCGGATGCTTCTTCACTGCGCGATGTGCCTGCGCGGCTCCCCGAAGCGGCGGAGGTGGATATCGTAAGGCACTATATGGCACTTTCGCGGCGGGCGCACGGCGTGGACAATGGATTTTATCCGCTTGGTTCCTGCACGATGAAGTATAATCCCAAAGTGAATGAAAAACTGGCTTCGCTGCCGGGCTTTACGGAAATACATCCCATGCAGCCGCAACAAACGGCGCAGGGATGTCTTGAGGTGCTGTATCGCACGCAGGAAATGCTGAATGAGATTGCCGGCATGGATGCGACGACCATGCAGCCCGCAGCAGGCGCACACGGGGAATGGACGGGGCTGCAACTGATCCGTGCCTATCATCTGGAGCGCGGGGATGAAAAACGCCGCAAGATCATCGTGCCGGATTCTGCGCACGGAACAAATCCCGCCAGTGCGGCGATGTGCGGCTTTGACGTGGTAAGCGTGCCTTCCGATGCGCAGGGCCATGTGGATACACAGGCGCTTGCCGCCCTTGCGGACGATACGGTTGCGGGACTGATGCTCACCAACCCCAATACGCTGGGAAAATTTGAAAAGAATATCTGCGAATTGAGTGATATCATACACAGCGCAGGCGGGCTTTTATATTACGACGGTGCGAATATGAACGCCATCATGGGCGTAACGCGCCCGGGAGACATGGGTTTTGACGTGGTGCACTGGAACCTGCATAAGACGCTGTCCACGCCGCATGGCGGCGGCGGGCCGGGCAGCGGCCCTGTTGGCTGCAAGGCATTTTTGGAAAAGTACCTGCCGGTGCCTGTGGTCAAAAAAGAGGGGGATAACTATGTGCTTGATTATGACCGGCCGCATTCCATCGGACGGGTCAAAATGTTCTACGGGAATTTCCTCGTGGTCGTCAAAGCGTTCTGCTATATCCTGTCACTGGGCGGGGAAGGCCTGAAAGATGCTTCCGTGCACGCTGTACTGAACGCCAATTATATGCTGCGGGCACTGGAAAAATATTCCGACTTTACTTATGCTTCTCCATGTATGCATGAGTTCGTATTGTCGCTGAAGGGCCTTAAAAAGGAGACGGGGGTCTGCGCCCTTGACGTGGCAAAGGCGATGATCGATGCGGGCATCCACCCGCCGACCATGTGCTTTCCGCTGATCGTGGACGAGGCGCTGATGTTTGAGCCCACGGAAACGGAGAGCGTGGAGACGCTTGACAGCGCGCTCCGTGCACTGGGATCGATTTTCGAGCGTGCGAAAACTGACCCGGAAAGCCTGCACGCTGCCCCGGTAACAACGCCCATCGGGCGGCCGGACGAGGTCAAGGCGGCGCGCGACCCGCATTTGCGCTATGATTTCTAA